A single genomic interval of Bacteroidota bacterium harbors:
- a CDS encoding sodium:solute symporter family protein, with the protein MVALFITGYLLLNVLIGIYAARRVKTDQDFILAGRRLSLPLAAATVFATWFGSETVLGASSRFAEEGGSGLVEDPLGAALCLVLVGFFFARPLYRMNLNTFGDFYRIRFGKTAELIAGAVLVISYVGWVSAQMVAMGLVLHTVVPEISVTAGILLSTAVVVGYTMSGGMWSVSLTDFVQTIFIVAGLIAATLVVVSQAGGMEAVLHAAPENSFNLLPDKSFTGVLEFVAAWISIGLGSIPQQDVFQRVMASKSEKVAVQSSFLAAGMYLTIAFLPIVMVLAAKLLITAPADVQLTLPTLIMQQTGPVLQIFFFGALLSAVMSTASGALLAPAVILSENILQPLFPQHSDRIRLLRTRLCVAALALVAVGMAIFRRDIAELVSEASAISLVGLFVPLCSGLFLRSTNSTAAITSMLAGMGVWFVFTLFPNICPAMIWGIAASASGWLAVVFIQRMKSMSQQ; encoded by the coding sequence GTGGTTGCACTTTTCATCACCGGCTATCTTTTGCTCAATGTGCTCATTGGCATTTATGCCGCACGCCGTGTAAAAACCGATCAGGATTTTATTCTGGCCGGGCGCCGCTTGTCGTTGCCGTTGGCAGCAGCTACTGTGTTTGCCACCTGGTTCGGATCAGAAACTGTGCTTGGCGCATCATCGCGTTTTGCCGAAGAAGGCGGAAGCGGACTGGTGGAAGATCCGCTCGGTGCGGCACTTTGTCTGGTGCTGGTAGGCTTTTTCTTTGCGCGGCCGCTCTACCGGATGAATCTGAACACCTTTGGCGATTTTTACCGCATACGTTTCGGAAAAACGGCCGAACTCATTGCGGGCGCCGTGCTGGTGATTTCTTATGTAGGCTGGGTATCGGCGCAAATGGTGGCTATGGGATTGGTGTTGCACACCGTAGTGCCCGAAATTTCGGTAACCGCCGGCATACTGCTTTCTACTGCTGTGGTGGTAGGTTATACCATGAGCGGCGGCATGTGGAGTGTATCGCTGACGGATTTTGTGCAAACCATTTTTATTGTGGCCGGATTAATTGCGGCTACCCTGGTGGTGGTCAGTCAGGCCGGCGGCATGGAAGCCGTGCTGCACGCGGCGCCGGAAAACAGTTTCAATCTGCTGCCCGATAAAAGCTTTACCGGCGTGCTTGAGTTTGTGGCGGCATGGATAAGTATTGGTCTCGGTTCCATTCCGCAGCAAGACGTTTTTCAACGTGTGATGGCCTCAAAAAGTGAGAAGGTGGCTGTACAATCATCTTTTCTTGCAGCGGGCATGTATCTCACCATTGCGTTTTTACCAATTGTAATGGTGCTTGCCGCCAAACTTCTCATTACCGCACCAGCCGATGTGCAGCTTACACTACCCACACTTATTATGCAGCAAACAGGCCCCGTGTTACAGATTTTTTTCTTTGGCGCATTGCTTTCAGCAGTAATGAGTACCGCCAGCGGAGCGTTGCTGGCACCGGCTGTAATTCTCAGCGAAAATATTCTGCAGCCGCTTTTCCCGCAGCATTCAGACCGTATCCGGCTTTTGCGCACACGGCTTTGTGTAGCGGCACTTGCGCTGGTGGCTGTGGGCATGGCCATTTTCCGCCGCGATATTGCCGAACTCGTAAGCGAAGCATCGGCCATAAGCCTTGTAGGTTTGTTTGTGCCGCTTTGCTCCGGACTTTTCCTGCGCAGTACAAACAGCACTGCCGCTATTACATCCATGCTGGCCGGCATGGGCGTGTGGTTTGTATTTACGCTTTTCCCGAACATCTGTCCGGCAATGATCTGGGGCATTGCCGCCAGTGCTTCCGGATGGCTGGCGGTTGTTTTCATTCAGCGTATGAAAAGTATGAGTCAGCAGTAA
- a CDS encoding methyltransferase domain-containing protein, whose protein sequence is MQQKQTYNGPAMNVLMAEALELFLEKGMPADRVIGELFKRHRIKQEARRADVAAMFTLLVRFWRPLSTAVQFSDYRSNAQVLQLLKAASLWKRIYADKPAESDDAALLDRLKKYLRVRKLRESVADWMDEQGVKELGETRWEDMLKALNRNATVYLRTNTLRTTPGKLQKQLADEGIETTSENDLPGALRLARYQNVFGTKAYEMGWFEVQDLSSQRVAVFAQAEPGMRVADVCAGNGGKTLHLAALLGNKGKLMAFDVSAAKLETLRKRVARAGADTVEIKQIAAGQPIKRQEPAFDRVLLDVPCSGTGVLRRNPDIRWNLHHDDLSRLQHTQQQLLENGSKLLKAGGKLIYATCSIWPSEGEEQVRTFLAKNTGWILEDEYRTDPVQENSDGFYMARLFFSGE, encoded by the coding sequence ATGCAACAAAAGCAAACGTACAACGGGCCTGCAATGAATGTGCTGATGGCCGAGGCACTTGAACTCTTTCTCGAAAAAGGTATGCCTGCCGATCGTGTAATCGGCGAGTTGTTTAAACGACACCGTATCAAACAGGAAGCCCGCCGTGCCGATGTGGCGGCCATGTTCACGTTGCTTGTACGTTTCTGGCGGCCACTTTCAACCGCCGTGCAGTTTTCTGATTATCGCAGTAATGCACAAGTGCTGCAACTGCTTAAAGCCGCCAGTTTGTGGAAACGTATTTATGCCGACAAACCTGCCGAGAGCGATGATGCCGCACTGCTTGACCGGCTGAAGAAATACCTCCGTGTGCGCAAACTCCGCGAGTCGGTGGCCGACTGGATGGATGAACAGGGAGTAAAAGAGCTTGGCGAAACACGTTGGGAAGACATGCTCAAAGCACTCAACCGCAATGCCACGGTGTATTTGCGCACCAACACACTTCGCACCACACCCGGCAAACTGCAGAAGCAGCTGGCTGATGAAGGAATTGAAACCACTTCAGAAAACGATTTGCCCGGCGCATTGCGTTTAGCCCGTTATCAAAATGTATTTGGAACGAAAGCCTATGAAATGGGCTGGTTTGAAGTGCAGGATCTCTCCTCGCAGCGTGTAGCCGTGTTTGCACAAGCTGAACCCGGCATGCGTGTGGCCGATGTGTGTGCAGGCAACGGAGGTAAAACACTTCATCTGGCCGCATTGCTTGGCAACAAAGGAAAATTAATGGCGTTTGACGTGTCGGCAGCAAAACTCGAAACGCTGCGCAAACGTGTGGCGCGAGCCGGTGCCGATACAGTAGAAATAAAACAAATTGCCGCCGGCCAACCCATCAAACGTCAGGAACCAGCGTTTGATCGTGTGCTGCTTGATGTGCCCTGCTCAGGTACCGGTGTGTTGCGACGAAATCCTGATATACGCTGGAACCTGCACCACGACGACCTTTCACGATTGCAGCATACGCAACAGCAACTGCTCGAAAACGGAAGCAAACTACTCAAAGCGGGTGGTAAACTCATTTACGCCACATGCAGTATATGGCCTTCGGAAGGAGAAGAACAGGTGCGCACATTTCTTGCAAAAAACACCGGCTGGATACTCGAAGATGAATACCGGACAGACCCGGTTCAGGAAAACAGCGATGGTTTTTACATGGCCCGGTTATTTTTTTCGGGGGAATGA